Proteins from a single region of Pirellulales bacterium:
- a CDS encoding DUF58 domain-containing protein, which yields MANSPKFLDPQTLAKLQGLELRARSIVEGYVSGVHRSPFHGFSIEFAEHREYVPGDDLRYVDWKVFGKTDKYYLKQYEEETNLVCYLLLDTSESMRYRGPDAAMSKLEYAQCVAASLAYLVLQQQDSVGLVTFDREVRQFIRAGGNPSHLKQLLHAMEQSSADRKSRMGPIFHDLAERIRKRSVVVVLSDLFDDINSIVAGLKHLRHRRHEVVIFHVLDAAELEFPFQSTTLFKGLEQWPEVLTDSRSIRRAYLQEFEGFLRGVRRACRERRIDYLQLRTDQTLDVALSGFLAARMSKLT from the coding sequence GTGGCAAACTCCCCGAAGTTTTTAGATCCGCAGACGCTGGCTAAGCTCCAGGGACTCGAGTTGCGGGCCCGCAGCATCGTCGAAGGCTATGTCTCGGGGGTGCATCGCAGCCCGTTTCACGGTTTCTCGATTGAGTTTGCCGAGCACCGGGAATACGTCCCTGGCGACGACCTGCGGTACGTCGACTGGAAGGTCTTCGGCAAGACCGACAAGTATTACCTCAAGCAATACGAGGAAGAGACCAATCTCGTCTGCTACCTGCTGCTCGACACGAGCGAGAGCATGCGCTACCGCGGCCCCGACGCGGCGATGTCGAAGCTCGAGTATGCCCAGTGCGTGGCCGCATCGCTGGCCTACCTGGTGTTGCAGCAGCAAGACAGCGTCGGGCTGGTGACGTTCGACCGCGAGGTTCGCCAGTTCATCCGCGCCGGTGGCAATCCCTCGCATCTCAAACAACTGCTGCACGCCATGGAACAATCGAGCGCTGACCGCAAGAGCCGGATGGGCCCGATCTTCCATGATCTGGCGGAACGGATTCGCAAGCGCAGCGTCGTCGTCGTGCTGAGCGACCTGTTCGACGACATCAACTCGATCGTGGCCGGCTTGAAACACCTGCGCCATCGGCGGCACGAGGTGGTGATCTTCCACGTGCTCGATGCGGCCGAGCTCGAGTTTCCCTTTCAGAGCACGACGCTGTTCAAGGGCCTCGAACAGTGGCCCGAGGTGCTCACCGATTCGCGCTCGATCCGCCGGGCGTACTTGCAGGAGTTCGAGGGGTTCTTGCGCGGCGTCCGCCGCGCCTGTCGCGAGCGCCGGATCGATTACTTGCAATTGCGCACCGATCAAACGCTGGACGTCGCGCTGTCCGGGTTCCTTGCTGCACGGATGTCGAAATTGACATGA
- a CDS encoding terpene cyclase/mutase family protein, with protein sequence MSRSASIALVVLLCGAVPQGLVADDENPETGARELLSPAAQEAIDRGLDFLASRQLEDGSFGAGGYSRNVAVCGLAGMAFMSSGSTPGRGKYGQHVEQCIGFLLQSSQDSGFISLPDASGHGPMYGHGFATLFLAETYGMTRRSELRPRLAKAVQLIVQTQNKEGGWRYQPQRADADISVTICQVMALRAARNAGIFVPRETIDQCIEYVKRSQNADGGFMYMLQGGQSAFPRSAAGVVALYSAGIYEGPEIDKGIAYLLNYLPQGGTFHRESHYFYGHYYAVQAMWHAGGDVWQKWYPAIRDELLALQRPDGSWMDSICQEYGTAMACVILQMPNNYLPIFQR encoded by the coding sequence ATGTCGCGCTCAGCCAGCATCGCCCTCGTCGTCTTGCTGTGCGGCGCTGTTCCCCAGGGGCTGGTAGCCGACGACGAAAACCCCGAAACCGGGGCCCGCGAGCTGCTCTCGCCGGCGGCCCAGGAAGCCATCGACCGGGGACTCGATTTTCTCGCTTCGCGCCAGTTGGAAGATGGTTCGTTCGGCGCCGGCGGCTACAGCCGCAACGTCGCCGTCTGCGGGCTGGCCGGCATGGCCTTCATGTCGAGCGGCAGCACGCCGGGCCGCGGCAAATATGGCCAGCACGTTGAACAATGCATCGGCTTTTTGCTGCAAAGCAGCCAGGACAGCGGCTTCATCAGCCTGCCCGACGCGAGCGGCCACGGCCCGATGTATGGCCACGGCTTCGCGACGTTGTTTTTGGCCGAAACCTACGGCATGACGCGCCGGTCCGAGCTGCGCCCGCGCCTGGCCAAGGCCGTCCAACTGATCGTCCAGACGCAAAACAAGGAAGGCGGCTGGCGCTATCAGCCGCAGCGCGCCGACGCCGACATTTCCGTCACCATCTGCCAGGTGATGGCGCTGCGTGCCGCGCGCAACGCAGGCATCTTCGTGCCCCGCGAGACCATCGATCAGTGCATCGAGTACGTGAAGCGCAGCCAGAACGCCGATGGCGGCTTCATGTACATGCTGCAAGGCGGGCAAAGCGCCTTTCCGCGTTCGGCGGCGGGCGTCGTCGCGCTGTACAGCGCCGGCATTTACGAAGGCCCCGAGATCGACAAGGGCATCGCCTACCTGCTCAACTACCTGCCGCAAGGCGGCACGTTCCATCGCGAAAGCCATTACTTCTATGGCCACTACTACGCCGTGCAGGCGATGTGGCACGCCGGCGGCGACGTCTGGCAGAAATGGTACCCGGCGATTCGCGACGAGTTGCTCGCGCTGCAGCGCCCGGACGGCTCGTGGATGGATTCCATCTGCCAGGAATACGGCACCGCGATGGCCTGCGTGATCCTGCAAATGCCGAATAACTATCTGCCGATCTTTCAGCGTTAG
- a CDS encoding NPCBM/NEW2 domain-containing protein — translation MSRALGTFAVVLAGLASGACAWASEPREAIPVEGAPFSAVPVEITAPGEVRWSPDQPRSTAPGELLEWGAPADPRAEPLVVFTGGGVLPANVKVIEGEVLRVDAFGFGPLPIRLATVAGLIFVVGADRVATDRLIDRLTAGTATSDVVILDNGDELTGTLSKIERTKVELVAELGPITIDRDKVAAVALAAAAWERPADDARRWWFGTADGARLQARSLKLEGGALTAELASGLEVTAPADSLVWLHAIRHRGVWLTDLQPAGYRHVPYLDVAWEPAIDRGVSGGLLRVRDRIYLRGVGLHSAARITFPLDGQYRRFACQAAIDDSAQGRGSVVFRVYVDEQERFRSPLVTGSQAPLPIEIDVAGGKLLSLIVDYGQQADELDHAAWLNPRLVK, via the coding sequence GTGAGTCGGGCGCTGGGAACGTTTGCGGTCGTCTTGGCGGGGCTCGCGTCCGGGGCTTGCGCCTGGGCGTCCGAACCGCGCGAAGCGATTCCGGTCGAGGGCGCGCCGTTTAGCGCCGTGCCGGTCGAGATCACCGCGCCGGGCGAAGTCCGCTGGAGCCCCGACCAACCGCGGTCCACTGCGCCGGGCGAACTGCTCGAATGGGGCGCGCCGGCCGACCCGCGCGCCGAGCCCCTGGTCGTGTTCACCGGCGGCGGCGTGCTGCCGGCGAATGTCAAGGTCATCGAAGGCGAAGTGCTGCGCGTCGATGCGTTCGGCTTCGGCCCGTTGCCAATTCGGCTCGCGACCGTGGCGGGCCTGATCTTCGTCGTGGGCGCGGATCGGGTTGCAACCGATCGGTTGATCGATCGCCTGACCGCGGGCACCGCGACCAGCGATGTGGTGATCCTCGACAACGGCGACGAGTTGACCGGTACGCTGAGCAAGATCGAACGCACGAAAGTCGAGCTGGTGGCCGAGTTGGGCCCGATCACGATCGACCGCGACAAGGTGGCCGCCGTCGCGCTGGCCGCGGCCGCGTGGGAACGCCCTGCCGACGACGCCCGCCGCTGGTGGTTCGGCACGGCCGACGGCGCCAGGCTCCAGGCCCGGTCGCTCAAGCTCGAAGGCGGCGCGCTGACGGCCGAACTGGCGTCGGGGCTGGAAGTCACCGCGCCGGCCGATTCGCTCGTCTGGCTGCACGCGATCCGGCATCGTGGCGTCTGGCTCACCGATCTACAGCCAGCCGGCTATCGCCACGTGCCCTACCTCGACGTCGCCTGGGAGCCGGCGATCGATCGCGGCGTGAGCGGCGGACTGTTGCGCGTGCGCGACCGGATTTACCTGCGCGGCGTCGGCCTGCACAGCGCGGCGCGGATCACCTTCCCGCTCGACGGGCAATATCGCCGCTTTGCCTGCCAGGCGGCGATCGACGATTCGGCCCAGGGCCGCGGCAGCGTCGTGTTTCGCGTGTACGTCGACGAGCAAGAGCGGTTTCGCAGCCCGCTGGTGACCGGCAGCCAGGCACCGCTCCCGATCGAAATCGACGTCGCCGGGGGCAAGCTCCTGAGCCTGATCGTCGACTACGGCCAGCAGGCCGACGAACTCGACCACGCGGCCTGGCTCAACCCGCGACTGGTGAAGTAA
- a CDS encoding 2,3-bisphosphoglycerate-independent phosphoglycerate mutase has translation MDMLDLMRELHVKNDAKIVLLVADGLGGLPMEPSGKTELETAQTPQLDALAARSVQGSSIPVRPGITPGSGPGHLGLFGYDPLQYLIGRGALEATGIGFELESGDVAARGNFCTLDPAGNITDRRAGRIATADSAPLARALNQVKIDGVQVFVEPVQEHRFVVVFRGAGLAGHVHDTDPQKTGVPPLTAVAADEASRRTADVSNEFITQARQILAGEAKANGLTLRGFSARPQLPSYETVYGLRAAAIAVYPMYKGLARLVGMNIVGQAKTLAEQIDVLEAEWANYDFFFIHFKYTDSTGEDGNFAAKVQRIEEFDAQIPRVLALDPAVLVVTGDHSTPSYLKTHSWHPVPTLLHSKCCRPDGLQKFGERDALRGGLGQFEARYLMSLAMANAGRLGKYGA, from the coding sequence ATGGATATGCTCGACCTGATGCGGGAATTGCACGTCAAGAACGACGCGAAAATTGTGCTGCTGGTGGCCGACGGGCTGGGCGGCCTGCCGATGGAACCCAGCGGCAAGACCGAGCTCGAAACGGCCCAAACCCCGCAGCTCGATGCCCTGGCCGCACGATCGGTCCAAGGGTCGAGCATCCCGGTGCGGCCCGGCATCACCCCCGGCAGCGGGCCAGGTCACCTGGGGCTGTTCGGCTATGATCCGCTTCAGTACTTGATCGGGCGCGGCGCGCTCGAAGCGACGGGCATCGGTTTCGAGCTGGAATCGGGCGACGTCGCCGCGCGTGGCAATTTCTGCACGCTCGATCCGGCCGGTAACATCACCGATCGTCGCGCGGGGCGCATCGCCACCGCCGATAGCGCGCCCTTGGCCCGTGCGTTGAACCAGGTGAAGATCGACGGCGTGCAGGTCTTCGTCGAGCCCGTGCAAGAGCACCGCTTTGTGGTGGTGTTTCGCGGCGCAGGCCTGGCGGGCCACGTGCACGATACCGACCCGCAAAAGACGGGCGTTCCGCCGCTCACGGCCGTGGCGGCCGACGAGGCCAGCCGCCGCACGGCCGACGTCTCCAACGAGTTCATTACCCAGGCGCGGCAAATCCTGGCAGGCGAGGCCAAGGCGAACGGCTTGACGCTGCGCGGGTTCTCGGCGCGGCCGCAGTTGCCGAGCTACGAGACGGTCTATGGCCTGCGCGCCGCGGCGATTGCGGTGTACCCGATGTACAAGGGCCTTGCCCGGCTGGTCGGCATGAACATCGTCGGTCAGGCCAAGACCTTGGCCGAACAGATCGACGTGCTCGAGGCCGAGTGGGCGAACTACGATTTCTTCTTCATTCACTTCAAGTACACCGACAGCACCGGCGAGGACGGCAACTTTGCCGCCAAGGTGCAGCGGATCGAAGAGTTCGACGCGCAGATCCCCCGCGTGTTGGCACTCGATCCGGCGGTCCTGGTGGTTACCGGCGATCACAGCACGCCGAGCTATCTGAAGACCCACAGTTGGCACCCGGTGCCGACGCTCTTGCACTCGAAATGTTGCCGGCCCGACGGCCTGCAGAAGTTTGGCGAGCGCGACGCCCTGCGTGGCGGGCTCGGCCAGTTCGAGGCCCGGTACCTGATGTCGCTGGCCATGGCCAACGCGGGCCGGCTGGGCAAGTACGGGGCCTAA
- a CDS encoding MoxR family ATPase: protein MTAPASTADELHSVQQLHEAYQQITGELAKVIVGQQQVIEELLITMFARGHCLLVGVPGLAKTLMIRTLADSLSLSFSRIQFTPDLMPADITGTEVIQEDKSTGTRAFRFLPGPIFANVLLADEINRTPPKTQAALLEAMQEHQVTVGGQRHRLNEPFFVLATQNPIEQEGTYPLPEAQLDRFMFNVFVDYPSEDEEFQIVKRTTSSHTPQLQPTLTAEQIMNLQRIIMNVPVADHVLRYALQFTRLTRREKAAVPAFISDYVSWGAGPRASQYLVLGAKARAVLHGRQLVTCEDVQAVAPPVLRHRIMTNFNAEAEGIKSDDIVQKLIAYIPREEFEKGARGKLPEVFRSADAG, encoded by the coding sequence ATGACCGCTCCTGCCTCGACGGCCGACGAACTGCACAGCGTGCAACAATTGCACGAAGCCTATCAGCAAATCACCGGCGAGCTGGCCAAGGTGATCGTCGGCCAGCAGCAAGTCATCGAAGAACTACTGATCACCATGTTCGCCCGCGGGCACTGCCTGCTGGTCGGCGTGCCGGGCCTGGCCAAGACGCTGATGATCCGCACCTTGGCCGATTCGCTGAGCCTGTCCTTCAGCCGGATCCAGTTCACGCCCGACCTGATGCCGGCCGACATCACCGGCACCGAGGTAATTCAGGAGGACAAGTCGACCGGCACACGGGCGTTCCGGTTCTTGCCCGGCCCGATCTTCGCCAATGTGCTGTTGGCCGACGAGATCAACCGCACGCCGCCCAAGACGCAGGCCGCGCTGCTCGAAGCGATGCAAGAGCACCAGGTGACCGTCGGCGGCCAGCGTCACCGCCTGAACGAGCCGTTCTTCGTGCTGGCCACGCAGAATCCGATCGAGCAGGAAGGTACCTACCCGCTCCCCGAGGCGCAGCTCGACCGCTTCATGTTCAACGTGTTCGTCGATTATCCGAGCGAAGACGAGGAATTTCAGATCGTCAAGCGGACGACGAGCAGCCACACGCCCCAGCTGCAGCCGACGCTGACCGCCGAACAAATCATGAACCTGCAGCGGATCATCATGAACGTGCCCGTGGCCGATCACGTGCTCCGCTACGCCCTGCAGTTCACGCGGCTGACGCGGCGCGAGAAGGCGGCTGTCCCGGCGTTTATCTCCGATTACGTCAGTTGGGGCGCCGGTCCGCGGGCCAGCCAGTATCTGGTGCTGGGCGCCAAGGCCCGAGCCGTGCTGCACGGCCGGCAACTGGTGACGTGCGAGGACGTGCAGGCCGTGGCGCCGCCGGTGCTGCGCCATCGCATCATGACCAACTTCAATGCCGAGGCCGAGGGCATCAAGTCGGACGACATCGTCCAGAAACTGATCGCTTACATCCCCCGCGAAGAGTTCGAGAAGGGCGCGCGTGGCAAACTCCCCGAAGTTTTTAGATCCGCAGACGCTGGCTAA
- a CDS encoding VWA domain-containing protein, translating to MMHDAPNWLQRWFGVSGAPAGEGTVWSLEHSWPLAPWLTVLLLAALAAFVVLLYSRESGGASRAYRGLLAALRLAALAIVLFMLAEYFLSLTRTGLPALLVLLDDSASMSIADRYSDEKLRSTVAERLAGVELTEPTRLNLAKSLLLGDDARVLRELDQRYRLKFYFVAAAARQHAGTLDELREQLQTASAAGESSRLGEGVRTALNDLRGTPPTAVVLLTDGIVTDGPPLDEAATYARRKGVPVFAVALGDERPVRDLALTDLLVDEVVFVDDIINFDLKLTASGYQGQRVRITLRDEHSPAVLAQLEVQLDSDNVSQRLQLPYRPTTVGEDDFVIEVEPLEGELRTENNRQKRHVSVRKEQIRVLLVQAYPSYEFRYLKNMLGRDSTIKLDTFLQEADPEYADLDATALRVFPVRREELFAYDVIVLGDVNPVFLSSSTINQLVEFVTDSGKGGGLIIAAGPMYLPLAYRDTPLAQLFPLQFDSSVTAAGQAQTEAFRPLPTELGAATPFMNLGDSTAETAEIWRTLPPLYWCLESTGLKPAARVLAAHPSRVGADGQPLPIIALQYVGAGKVLFHATDETWRWRFRVGDVYFARYWVQAIRFLSRTKLLGQDRAAELTTDRREYQRGETARLRVQFVDERQAPTADNGVTVMVERQGSDRRSVQLHRSATARGVFEGALAALAEGDYHAWVATPSAAGNTPSADFAVVAPPGEFAQTQMQAGILRAASEATGGHYYSVATMGSLLDDLPPGRQVPVETLPRIVLWNRWPLVALFLALVGSEWLLRKRKGML from the coding sequence ATGATGCACGACGCACCCAACTGGCTGCAGCGTTGGTTCGGCGTGTCCGGCGCCCCGGCGGGCGAAGGCACCGTCTGGAGTCTCGAACACAGTTGGCCGCTGGCGCCCTGGCTCACCGTGTTGCTCTTGGCTGCGCTGGCCGCGTTCGTCGTGCTGCTCTACTCGCGCGAGTCGGGCGGCGCCAGCCGTGCTTACCGCGGGCTGCTGGCTGCGCTCCGGCTGGCGGCCTTGGCGATCGTGCTCTTCATGCTGGCCGAGTATTTCCTGTCGCTGACGCGCACCGGCCTGCCGGCACTGCTGGTGCTGCTCGACGATTCGGCCAGCATGAGCATCGCCGACCGCTACAGCGATGAGAAACTGCGGTCGACCGTCGCCGAGCGATTGGCGGGGGTCGAGTTGACCGAGCCCACCCGGCTGAACCTCGCCAAGAGCTTGTTGCTGGGTGACGACGCGCGGGTGCTCCGCGAGCTGGATCAGCGATACCGGCTGAAGTTCTATTTCGTCGCCGCGGCGGCGCGGCAGCACGCCGGCACGCTCGACGAGTTGCGCGAGCAGTTGCAGACGGCCAGCGCCGCCGGCGAATCGTCACGGCTGGGCGAAGGCGTGCGGACGGCGCTCAACGATCTGCGCGGCACGCCGCCAACGGCGGTCGTGCTGCTCACCGACGGCATCGTGACCGACGGACCGCCGCTCGACGAGGCGGCCACCTATGCCCGGCGCAAAGGCGTGCCGGTGTTCGCCGTGGCGCTGGGCGACGAGCGGCCGGTGCGCGACCTGGCTTTGACCGACTTGCTGGTCGACGAGGTCGTATTCGTCGACGACATCATCAATTTCGATCTCAAGCTGACCGCCAGCGGCTACCAGGGACAGCGCGTGCGAATCACGCTGCGCGACGAGCACAGCCCTGCCGTGCTGGCACAACTCGAAGTGCAGCTTGACTCGGACAACGTGTCGCAGCGATTGCAGCTGCCGTACCGCCCGACAACCGTCGGCGAAGACGACTTCGTCATCGAGGTCGAGCCCTTGGAAGGCGAGCTGCGCACCGAAAACAATCGCCAGAAGCGGCACGTCAGCGTGCGCAAAGAACAAATCCGCGTGCTGCTGGTGCAGGCCTATCCGAGCTACGAGTTCCGCTATCTGAAGAACATGCTCGGCCGCGACAGCACCATCAAGCTCGACACCTTCCTGCAAGAGGCCGATCCGGAATATGCCGACCTCGACGCCACGGCGCTGCGGGTGTTCCCCGTGCGGCGCGAGGAGCTGTTCGCCTACGACGTGATCGTTTTGGGCGACGTCAATCCCGTGTTCCTCAGCAGCTCGACCATCAACCAGCTCGTCGAATTCGTCACCGACAGCGGCAAAGGCGGCGGCCTGATTATCGCCGCGGGGCCGATGTACCTGCCGTTGGCCTATCGCGACACGCCGCTGGCGCAGCTCTTCCCGTTGCAATTCGACAGCTCGGTGACCGCGGCCGGGCAGGCGCAGACCGAGGCCTTTCGCCCGCTGCCGACCGAGCTCGGCGCGGCGACGCCGTTTATGAACCTGGGCGACTCGACGGCCGAGACGGCCGAGATCTGGCGGACGCTGCCGCCGTTGTACTGGTGCCTGGAAAGCACCGGACTGAAGCCCGCGGCCCGCGTGCTGGCGGCGCACCCGTCGCGCGTCGGTGCCGACGGCCAGCCGCTGCCGATCATCGCCCTGCAATACGTCGGCGCCGGCAAAGTGTTGTTCCATGCCACGGATGAGACCTGGCGGTGGCGGTTCCGCGTCGGTGACGTCTACTTTGCCCGCTACTGGGTGCAAGCCATTCGCTTCCTGAGCCGTACGAAGCTGCTGGGCCAAGATCGCGCGGCCGAGCTGACGACCGACCGCCGCGAATATCAGCGAGGCGAAACGGCGCGGCTGCGCGTGCAGTTCGTCGACGAGCGTCAGGCCCCGACGGCCGACAACGGCGTCACGGTGATGGTCGAACGCCAAGGCAGCGATCGCCGCTCGGTGCAACTGCATCGCAGTGCCACCGCCCGCGGCGTGTTCGAAGGAGCGTTGGCCGCGCTGGCCGAAGGCGACTATCACGCATGGGTCGCAACGCCCTCGGCCGCCGGCAACACGCCCAGCGCCGATTTTGCCGTGGTCGCGCCGCCCGGCGAGTTTGCCCAGACCCAAATGCAGGCCGGCATCCTCCGCGCGGCCAGCGAGGCGACGGGGGGGCACTACTACAGCGTGGCCACCATGGGCAGCTTGCTCGACGATCTGCCGCCCGGACGGCAGGTTCCCGTCGAAACGCTGCCGCGAATCGTGCTCTGGAATCGCTGGCCGCTCGTGGCTCTGTTTCTCGCGCTGGTGGGCAGCGAGTGGCTGCTGCGCAAACGCAAGGGAATGCTATAA
- a CDS encoding BatA domain-containing protein, giving the protein MSSAAALLAFGFLNWAMLGWLAAAGLPLLIHLWNRRQRRETTWAAMEFLLAALKKNSRRLQLEQWLLLAIRTLLITLLVVAVAEPYLERLGAAIGNEPNAHKVLVIDGSLSMDFRPTDRNRFARAKELATRIVEESPQGDAFTLVLLAEPPRVVVGTPAFDSASFLDEIANLHMPHGRGDLPATVGAIEKLLEQVEREYPRLRRHEVYFLTDLGRSTWLPEAGQTRSAEFRAQSRRLAERAALVVLDLGQPEAENAAITRLAATEPLATVGRTLAFDVDVHNFGRQDRAGQRVELLVDGRSIGEQTLDLPAGGNASATFTYACESPGDHVFEARLADDLLALDNRRYLVLAVRESIEVLCINGRPSGERFGGAADYLQVALSPEDPRQTRATVHAEVVTETALLERELGSYDALFLCNVAQFTSSEARALQNFLQGGGGVVLFLGEQVQLDNYNRQLLGDDQSAPRILPARLEAVVSENQYTFDALGYRHPIVSAFRGEERAGLLTTPVTKYIRAKPVEDPGTQVALAFSSGDPVIVETPRYRGRCLLVTTSADTTWNSMPLWPSYVPIVQELLVASLAGRATELNVQVGETIGSTVAGLGGDALVSLAGPDGELSQVRLETRGDRGEWSYAETLTSGAYTASLPQGTAHRFAVNVPIEESDLTPLVAGELRADVWPGIPYLHRTHWQTTDAEATAQLVQRSGLHRWLLGSVLALLVLEQLLSFSMGWRSS; this is encoded by the coding sequence ATGAGCTCCGCGGCCGCGCTGCTGGCGTTTGGATTCTTGAACTGGGCCATGCTCGGCTGGCTCGCGGCGGCCGGCTTGCCGCTGTTGATCCACCTTTGGAATCGCCGCCAGCGCCGCGAGACGACCTGGGCCGCGATGGAGTTCCTGCTCGCCGCGCTGAAGAAAAACTCGCGCCGGTTGCAACTCGAACAATGGCTGCTCCTGGCCATCCGCACGCTGCTGATTACTTTGCTGGTCGTGGCCGTGGCCGAACCCTATCTCGAACGGCTGGGGGCCGCCATCGGCAACGAGCCGAACGCCCATAAGGTGCTGGTCATCGACGGATCGCTGTCGATGGATTTCCGGCCGACCGACCGCAACCGTTTTGCCCGGGCCAAGGAACTCGCCACGCGGATCGTCGAAGAGAGCCCGCAGGGCGACGCGTTCACGCTGGTGCTCCTGGCCGAGCCGCCGCGCGTCGTGGTCGGCACGCCGGCCTTCGATTCGGCCAGCTTCCTCGACGAGATCGCCAATCTGCACATGCCGCACGGGCGCGGCGATTTGCCCGCGACGGTCGGCGCGATCGAGAAGCTGCTCGAGCAGGTCGAGCGCGAATATCCCCGGCTGCGGCGCCACGAAGTGTATTTTCTGACCGACTTGGGGCGCAGCACCTGGTTGCCCGAGGCCGGCCAGACGCGCAGCGCCGAGTTCCGCGCGCAGAGCCGCCGTCTGGCCGAGCGAGCGGCCCTGGTCGTGCTCGACCTGGGCCAGCCCGAGGCCGAAAACGCGGCCATCACCCGGTTGGCCGCCACCGAGCCGCTGGCCACGGTGGGCCGCACGCTGGCCTTCGACGTCGACGTTCACAACTTCGGCCGCCAGGACCGCGCGGGCCAGCGCGTCGAACTGCTGGTCGACGGGCGCAGCATCGGCGAGCAAACGCTCGATCTGCCCGCCGGCGGCAATGCCAGCGCCACGTTTACGTATGCCTGCGAATCGCCGGGAGATCACGTGTTCGAGGCGCGGCTGGCCGACGACCTGCTCGCGCTCGACAATCGGCGCTACCTGGTGCTGGCCGTGCGCGAGTCGATCGAGGTGCTGTGCATCAACGGCCGGCCCTCGGGCGAGCGCTTCGGCGGCGCCGCCGATTACCTGCAAGTGGCGTTGTCTCCTGAAGACCCGCGGCAGACCCGGGCGACGGTCCATGCCGAGGTCGTGACCGAAACAGCGCTGCTCGAAAGAGAACTGGGCAGTTACGACGCCTTGTTCCTGTGCAACGTGGCCCAATTCACCTCGAGCGAGGCCCGGGCCCTGCAGAACTTCCTGCAAGGCGGCGGCGGCGTGGTGCTGTTCCTGGGCGAGCAAGTCCAACTGGACAACTACAACCGCCAGTTGCTGGGCGACGATCAGTCCGCGCCGCGGATCTTGCCGGCCCGGTTGGAAGCCGTCGTGAGCGAAAACCAATACACGTTCGACGCCCTCGGCTATCGCCACCCGATCGTCAGCGCGTTTCGCGGCGAAGAACGGGCCGGTCTGTTGACCACCCCCGTGACCAAGTACATCCGGGCCAAGCCCGTGGAGGATCCGGGGACGCAGGTGGCGCTGGCCTTCAGCAGTGGCGATCCGGTGATCGTCGAAACGCCGCGCTATCGGGGCCGTTGCCTGCTCGTGACGACGTCGGCCGACACGACGTGGAACTCAATGCCGCTGTGGCCGAGCTATGTGCCCATCGTGCAAGAGCTGCTCGTGGCTTCGCTCGCCGGGCGCGCCACGGAACTGAACGTGCAGGTCGGTGAGACGATCGGTTCGACCGTCGCCGGATTGGGTGGCGACGCCCTGGTGAGCCTGGCGGGCCCCGACGGTGAGTTGTCGCAAGTGCGGCTCGAAACCCGCGGCGATCGCGGCGAGTGGAGCTATGCCGAGACGTTGACCAGCGGGGCCTATACGGCCAGCTTGCCCCAAGGGACAGCGCATCGCTTTGCCGTGAATGTACCGATCGAGGAAAGCGATTTGACGCCGTTGGTTGCGGGCGAGCTGCGTGCCGACGTCTGGCCGGGCATTCCTTACCTGCACCGCACGCATTGGCAAACAACCGACGCCGAGGCGACTGCTCAGCTCGTTCAGCGGAGCGGCCTGCACCGGTGGCTCCTGGGCAGCGTGCTGGCGCTGTTGGTCCTCGAACAGTTGCTGTCGTTCTCGATGGGATGGCGCTCGTCATGA